DNA sequence from the Sediminibacillus dalangtanensis genome:
TTCCTCTTTTTCTTATTCGTTCTGCTTGTTTGATAATGATCATCATAATAGCCCATCGCACCCATCCTTTCTGACCTGGAAAAAACATAAAGCTTAACGTTTATAGTGTTTCCTTTCGCCAGTCCGGTTAAACTACTTCATAGAGAGGGGTCGGCGTCTTCGGGTCTGTATCATGCAGGTGCAGTTTGTCGCCGATGGTGAAACCATGGTCATTCAAATAGTTTTGCACGGACATTCTGGCCAATTCTTTCATGTTGTTATCTTTGCTTAAATGGGCCAAATAAATACGCTTTGTTTGATCTCCGATGATATCGCTCAAAGCCAGGGCGCAATCGTCATTGGAAACGTGGCCGCTATCGCCGAGAATGCGACGTTTGACATTCCACGGATATCTGCCCATTTGCAGCATGGAAACATCATGATTAGCTTCGAAAATATAGGCGTCCGCATTTTCTACGGTTTTTTTGATGCGTTCGGATACATAACCGAGATCGGTTACGAGAGCGACTTTTTTCCCCTCATGGTGGAAGGTGAAAAACATCGGCTCTGCCGCATCATGCGAGACACCGAACGATTCCACATCCAGGTCGCCGAAAGCCTTGGTTTCCTCCATGTTGAACACAAACTTCTGATCCAACTCAATTTTGCCAATTGAACCTTCCATCGCTTTCCACGTTTTTTCGTTGGCATAGATCGGCAGCTGGTAACGGCGGGCCATGATGCCCAACCCTTTGATATGGTCACTGTGTTCATGGGTGAC
Encoded proteins:
- a CDS encoding MBL fold metallo-hydrolase, which gives rise to MTLSFSVLASGSTGNAFYIATEKEKILVDAGLSGKEMERLMSEVNIDPYSLTKLLVTHEHSDHIKGLGIMARRYQLPIYANEKTWKAMEGSIGKIELDQKFVFNMEETKAFGDLDVESFGVSHDAAEPMFFTFHHEGKKVALVTDLGYVSERIKKTVENADAYIFEANHDVSMLQMGRYPWNVKRRILGDSGHVSNDDCALALSDIIGDQTKRIYLAHLSKDNNMKELARMSVQNYLNDHGFTIGDKLHLHDTDPKTPTPLYEVV